A window from Megalops cyprinoides isolate fMegCyp1 chromosome 8, fMegCyp1.pri, whole genome shotgun sequence encodes these proteins:
- the LOC118781662 gene encoding early endosome antigen 1-like — protein sequence MELNDELEQEKQAGSSLEVGVGLTQAEVEHRMALQDEGMLLHKQLEEKVKMLEDQSAEVASRNAELQEILEVERTDKQNALNQVYQELNDTQKKLSVCQESVEMISRQKRKLEEENLHMQKDKSMLEERLQEIILQYEQSMRCIRRQRGALNTKELKMKQLEKSVQQLQIEKTTLQEGATHQNSLEEEKLDMQKYISKLEGMLQESENKYVQSKHALDDKENEIIDCSQKLQEYLTTSTDMKKTIKQLEESVQQLNFENAEMKEAAKQQSSRSIIREREAEEATKLRILEQREKQSVLSTNAGTQLRETEARLLDENEYVKEPQAALQEQRELLLNECMMFRQKLQEAQDNAEIKQQKLKELQDSLNSTLAKMQAYNEEKIQMTEERNKELASKDAELQELLNALWKLQQEHVDTEAVKLLKCKASLEDKTSLCSDIQEEKLCMQKDMDSLKQKLKEKEEEIARLKRCLHNLRRSLGAKDREVVASTSKLQEALSSTTVLERSVNELEESVKPLEMEDVAKRQIRRITTLQKEAKEAAKLKKALEEQQKQGVLFSNAGTQLGEMEARLLDENEYVKEPQAALQEQQELLENECHTLRQQLQEAQDNAGAKEQALKELQDSSNSTLAKMQAYNEEKIQMTEERNKELASKDAELQELLTDLLQLQQEQADTEAQLLKCKASLETKIRNCNDIQEEKLCMQRAMDSLVQMLKEKEEENGQLQHCLHNLRCSLDDKDHEIVASSEKLQEALSATVVLDRTIKQLEESGEQTKMQTATLEELAKQQSSRITMLEKEAEESAMVRKDLEEQLNQEMQNRNVLFLNGQAQLKEMEAVLYERQKVSETKAQQEALQDQIELMQNEQQMLHQQLEESQRNAEMKEQALRDMQYSLRETLAGMEAHNEKKVQVLERRCKELVSQNEELHRRIHCKETEGETTLQQVQQELSKNQKQLSICEASLEDNARRCKYLEKEKLSMETYIKKLEEMLQDSEDKYIKTKHCNNKIMSALDDKDKEIMAYFQKLQNYLTASTDLKKTIIELQESVQQMKNENLRLEEAAKHQKKRITALEKEAEEAMMMKKNLEEKLTLEVQKQNVLFLKAQAQVKEMEAMLLYERQKISKANAQQEAFQNHIELMQNERTMLHQQLKEAQENTELKEQALRDMQSCLNDSLTKMKGYEERTQMLEERSTELASKNADLQELLSCREADRESTLSQMQQELSDSQSKLSICQASLKDSNYQCCELAEEKVRIQMDMNKLEQRLQESQDKFTHLEDRFHNLTFTLSDKEQEVITSSQKLHEVLSANAEMEKMVKQLEESVIQLEREKSRMEASVEEQKNRITQLQSMLEKTTMVKKDSDEQISQDLQKKRLLTPNAHIQQRERELLDMEEEATKSKLLQDALQRLGEVKEATMLRQQLDEATKRAQDKEQELVDMQVHFSNLKRQSDNAETLPVVEEDRRELVTRNVDLQKLLECDASKRERVLLQELAGTEKKLWLCEQSLEQKTRYCNNLKEEKVHMQMEVNTLTKVLKESEGQHAQLVHCIRILKSTLDRRTQMQENASSSQKLQQVLQSSEIMEKNVLRLEKSVLLLETENAKLASTGKEQTDRIAILQQELDKAKEKKTDLEEKLNREMELQSLVHRQVLSIKHYKEDAISKMKSRMDELSQQLKAEVEKRTRLDEENRRLLQQVSSVETLNESYTRMKSIMIYVDEELGILRQQVQDLGRSREGL from the exons ATGGAACTGAATGatgagctggagcaggagaaacAGGCAGGAAGCTCCCTGGAGGTCGGAGTGGGCTTGACCCAAGCTGAAGTGGAGCACAGGATGGCATTGCAAGATGAGGGCATGCTGCTGCacaagcagctggaggagaaagTAAAGATGTTGGAGGACCAGAGCGCAGAGGTGGCCTCCAGAAATGCAGAACTCCAGGAGATCCTGGAGGTAGAGAGGACTGACAAACAGAACGCTCTGAACCAGGTATACCAGGAGctgaatgacacacagaagAAACTGTCAGTTTGCCAGGAGTCAGTAGAAATGATCAGTCGTCAAAAAAGGAAGCTTGAGGAGGAAAACCTGCATATGCAGAAGGATAAGAGTATGCTAGAGGAAAGACTGCAGGAGATAATACTCCAATATGAACAATCAATGCGCTGTATCCGGAGACAGAGGGGTGCCTTAAACACTAAGGAGCTTAAGATGAAGCAACTGGAAAAGTCTGTACAACAGCTGCAGATTGAGAAAACCACATTGCAGGAGGGAGCCACACATCAGAACAGTCTTGAGGAGGAAAAACTGGACATGCAGAAGTATATCAGCAAGCTTGAGGGGATGCTGCAGGAGAGTGAGAACAAGTATGTACAATCGAAGCATGCCCTGGATGACAAGGAGAATGAGATTATTGACTGTTCCCAGAAGCTGCAGGAGTATCTGACAACCTccacagacatgaaaaagacCATCAAACAGTTGGAGGAGTCTGTGCAGCAGCTGAACTTTGAAAACGCTGAAATGAAGGAGGCAGccaaacagcagagcagcagaagCATCATACGTGAGAGGGAGGCTGAGGAGGCCACAAAGCTGAGGATATTGGAGCAACGAGAGAAACAAAGTGTGTTGTCCACAAATGCAGGGACACAGCTGAGGGAGACTGAGGCAAGGCTGCTAGATGAAAATGAGTATGTTAAAGAACCGCAAGCAGCCTTGCAGGAGCAGCGGGAACTGTTGCTAAATGAGTGTATGATGTTCCGTCAGAAGCTGCAGGAGGCCCAGGACAATGCAGAgataaaacagcagaaactgaAAGAACTGCAGGATTCCTTAAATAGCACACTGGCTAAAATGCAAGCCTACAATGAGGAGAAGATACagatgacagaggagagaaacaaagagtTGGCCTCTAAAGATGCAGAGCTCCAGGAGCTTCTCAATGCTCTATGGAAACTACAGCAGGAACATGTTGACACAGAAGCTGTGAAACTGTTGAAGTGTAAGGCATCACTTGAGGACAAAACTAGCCTTTGCAGTGATATCCAAGAGGAAAAACTTTGCATGCAGAAGGACATGGATTCGCTCAAACAAAAgttgaaagagaaggaggaggaaattgCACGGTTAAAGCGTTGCCTCCACAACTTGAGGCGCTCCCTAGGCGCAAAGGATCGTGAGGTTGTGGCTTCCACCAGTAAGTTGCAGGAGGCTCTGTCAAGCACAACAGTCTTGGAAAGATCTGTCAATGAACTGGAGGAATCTGTAAAGCCATTAGAAATGGAGGATGTAGCCAAACGGCAGATTAGAAGAATCACCACGCTGCAGAAGGAGGCTAAGGAGGCTGCAAAGCTGAAGAAAGCTTTGGAGGAACAACAGAAACAAGGTGTGCTGTTCTCAAATGCAGGGACACAGCTGGGGGAAATGGAGGCAAGGCTGCTAGATGAAAATGAGTATGTTAAAGAACCGCAAGCAGCcttgcaggagcagcaggagctgtTGGAAAATGAGTGTCACACTCTCCGTCAGCAGTTGCAGGAGGCCCAGGACAATGCAGGGGCGAAAGAGCAGGCACTGAAGGAACTACAGGATTCCTCAAATAGCACACTGGCTAAAATGCAAGCCTACAATgaggagaaaatacagatgacagaggagagaaacaaagagtTGGCCTCTAAAGATGCAGAGCTCCAGGAGCTTTTGACTGATCTATTGCAACTACAGCAGGAACAGGCTGACACAGAAGCACAACTTTTGAAGTGTAAGGCATCACTTGAGACCAAAATTCGCAATTGCAATGATATCCAAGAGGAAAAACTTTGCATGCAGAGGGCTATGGATTCTCTTGTGCAAATGctgaaggaaaaggaagaggaaaatggGCAATTACAGCACTGTCTCCACAACTTGAGGTGCAGCCTAGATGACAAGGATCATGAGATTGTAGCTTCCTCCGAGAAGCTGCAGGAGGCCCTGTCAGCCACGGTAGTTTTGGACAGAACTATCAAGCAGCTGGAGGAATCTGGAGAGCAGACAAAGATGCAGACTGCAACATTGGAGGAGCTGGCCAAACAGCAGAGCAGTAGAATCACCATGCTAGAGAAAGAGGCTGAGGAGTCTGCGATGGTCAGGAAGGACTTGGAGGAACAGCTTAATCAAGAGATGCAGAATCGGAATGTGCTGTTCCTAAATGGACAAGCACAACTAAAAGAAATGGAGGCAGTGTTGTATGAGAGGCAGAAGGTCAGCGAGACTAAAGCTCAGCAAGAGGCCCTTCAGGATCAGATAGAGCTGATGCAAAATGAGCAGCAGATGCTAcatcagcagctggaggagtcccagagaaatgcagagatgaaAGAGCAGGCACTGAGGGACATGCAGTATTCCTTAAGAGAGACGCTGGCTGGAATGGAGGCACACAATGAGAAGAAGGTACAGGTGTTGGAGAGGAGATGCAAAGAGTTAGTCTCTCAAAATGAAGAGCTCCACAGGCGTATTCATTGTAAAGAAACTGAAGGAGAGACCACTCTACAGCAAGTTCAACAAGAGCTGagtaaaaaccaaaaacaactGTCAATTTGTGAAGCATCGCTTGAAGATAATGCTCGCCGATGCAAATATCttgagaaagaaaaactgaGCATGGAAACATACATCAAGAAGCTTGAGGAAATGCTGCAGGACAGTGAggacaaatacataaaaacgaaacattgtaacaataaaataatgagtGCCCTAGATGACAAGGACAAGGAGATTATGGCCTATTTCCAGAAGCTGCAGAACTATCTGACAGCCTCCACAGACCTGAAAAAGACTATCATAGAGCTGCAGGAGTCTGTGCAGCAGATGAAGAATGAGAACCTCAGACTGGAGGAGGCAGCTAAACATCAGAAGAAGAGAATCACCGCATTAGAGAAGGAAGCTGAAGAGGCcatgatgatgaagaaaaatTTGGAAGAAAAACTGACTCTAGAGGTGCAGAAGCAAAATGTGCTATTCCTAaaggcacaggcacaggtgAAAGAAATGGAGGCCATGCTGTTGTATGAGAGGCAGAAGATCAGTAAGGCTAACGCTCAGCAAGAAGCCTTTCAGAATCATATAGAGCTGATGCAAAATGAACGCACAATGCTCCATCAGCAATTGAAAGAGGCCCAGgaaaacacagagctgaaagaGCAGGCATTGAGGGACATGCAGAGCTGCTTAAACGACTCTCTGACTAAAATGAAAGGTTATGAGGAGAGGACACAAATGTTAGAAGAGAGGAGCACAGAGTTAGCCTCTAAAAATGCAGATCTCCAGGAGCTGCTCAGTTGtagagaagcagacagagagagcactctTTCTCAGATGCAGCAGGAACTGTCTGACAGCCAATCCAAACTGTCAATTTGTCAGGCATCACTAAAAGACAGCAATTACCAGTGTTGTGAGCTTGCAGAGGAAAAAGTACGTATTCAGATGGATATGAACAAACTTGAACAAAGACTGCAGGAAAGCCAGGACAAGTTTACCCATTTAGAGGACCGTTTTCACAATCTGACATTCACCTTGAGTGACAAGGAGCAAGAGGTCATCACTTCCTCCCAGAAACTACATGAGGTCCTCTCAGCCAATGCTGAAATGGAGAAGATGGTCAAGCAGCTGGAGGAGTCTGTGATCCAACTGGAACGTGAAAAGTCAAGAATGGAGGCTTCAGTtgaagaacagaagaacagaattacacagctgcagagcatgCTAGAGAAAACCACAATGGTCAAGAAAGATTCTGATGAACAGATCAGTCAGGATTTGCAGAAGAAAAGACTGCTGACACCAAATGCTCATAtccaacagagggagagggagttgTTGGACATGGAGGAAGAGGCTACCAAAAGTAAGCTTCTGCAAGATGCCCTGCAGCGGCTGGGGGAGGTGAAAGAAGCAACGATGCTCCGACAACAGTTGGATGAGGCCACAAAAAGAGCACAAGATAAAGAACAGGAGCTAGTGGACATGCAGGTTCACTTCAGTAACCTGAAAAGGCAATCTGATAATGCAGAGACATTACCGGTGGTGGAAGAGGACAGGAGGGAGCTGGTCACCAGAAATGTTGATCTCCAGAAGCTGCTAGAGTGTGACgcaagcaagagagagagagtactaCTGCAGGAACTGGCTGGTACAGAGAAGAAACTGTGGTTGTGTGAGCAATCACTTGAACAGAAGACTCGGTATTGCAACAATCTCAAGGAAGAAAAAGTTCATATGCAGATGGAAGTTAATACACTTACGAAAGTGCTCAAAGAAAGTGAAGGTCAGCATGCCCAATTAGTGCACTGCATCCGGATACTGAAGAGTACTCTGGATAGGAGAACTCAGATGCAGGAGAATGCCTCTTCCTCCCAAAAGCTGCAACAGGTCTTGCAATCCTCTGagatcatggaaaaaaatgttttgcgACTGGAGAAATCTGTGCTTTTGCTGGAAACTGAGAATGCCAAGTTGGCAAGCACAGGCAAAGAGCAAACTGACAGGATTGCAATATTGCAGCAGGAGCTTGACAAGgccaaagagaagaaaacagattTGGAGGAAAAGCTCAATCGGGAGATGGAGCTGCAAAGCTTGGTGCATAGACAGGTGCTCAGTATTAAGCATTATAAAGAGGATGCCATCAGCAAAATGAAATCCAGGATGGATGAGCTTTCGCAGCAGCTAAAGGCAGAAGTGGAGAAGCGCACCAGATTGGATGAAGAGAACAGACGCTTGCTTCAGCAAGTCTCTTCTGTCGAGACCCTCAATGAGAGCTACACGCGAATGAAGAGCATAATGATATACGTGGACGAGGAACTGGGAATCTTACGGCAGCAGGTGCAGGACCTGGGGAGATCCAGAGAG GGCTTGTGA